A region from the Salicibibacter cibarius genome encodes:
- a CDS encoding accessory gene regulator B family protein, giving the protein MTLKYYLITTGKAFALSVIVLILFLGVSYFLNRNIPMVPIITTMILFIVIAPVLQKNADKHRNKETQSKREMILRYVIFWVFIAVILALILFFL; this is encoded by the coding sequence ATGACGCTTAAATATTATTTAATTACAACTGGAAAAGCATTTGCTTTATCAGTCATTGTCTTAATCTTATTTTTAGGTGTCAGTTACTTTTTGAATCGAAATATCCCGATGGTGCCTATCATAACAACAATGATACTTTTCATAGTCATTGCGCCGGTGCTTCAAAAAAATGCTGATAAGCATAGAAACAAAGAAACACAATCTAAAAGAGAAATGATTTTAAGATATGTCATTTTTTGGGTTTTTATAGCTGTGATTTTGGCTTTAATTTTATTCTTTCTCTAG
- a CDS encoding pentapeptide repeat-containing protein — MDKEKAKTIRESLAADCTKCFGLCCTALNIVASSDFPINKPAGTPCMNLQSDYSCQIHSQLRDKGFKGCTVFDCLGAGQVVSQVTFSGQSWRENPDIGKKMFQVFPIMEQIHEMIAYVAEALSYDIPDDLSDKLGKQLEELQALTKLDADSLLSLDLVMYRFSSNELLTLASDFVRGKTIEKMPGFQNIKEFNHARADWMGKKLKGKDLRATDFKGSYLIAADMKNTDLSAVNLIGADLRDVNFSGADLSTSMFLTQMQINSAKGDLKTTLPSHIQRPSHWIH, encoded by the coding sequence ATGGATAAGGAAAAAGCCAAAACTATTAGAGAAAGTTTAGCGGCTGATTGTACGAAGTGCTTTGGACTTTGTTGTACAGCGCTTAATATCGTAGCATCAAGTGATTTTCCGATTAACAAACCGGCAGGTACTCCTTGTATGAATTTGCAGTCTGATTATAGTTGCCAAATTCATAGTCAGTTAAGGGATAAAGGATTCAAAGGCTGTACAGTATTTGATTGTTTGGGTGCTGGACAAGTCGTTTCTCAAGTTACTTTTAGCGGTCAAAGTTGGCGAGAAAACCCTGACATTGGGAAAAAAATGTTTCAAGTGTTTCCCATCATGGAGCAAATTCATGAAATGATTGCATACGTGGCAGAAGCTCTGTCTTACGATATACCAGATGATTTATCTGACAAGTTGGGAAAACAGTTAGAGGAATTGCAGGCTTTAACGAAGTTAGACGCAGATAGTTTATTGTCACTTGATCTAGTGATGTATCGATTTTCTTCAAATGAGCTGCTTACTTTAGCTAGTGATTTTGTAAGGGGAAAAACAATTGAAAAAATGCCCGGTTTTCAGAATATTAAAGAGTTTAACCATGCGAGAGCTGATTGGATGGGCAAAAAATTAAAAGGAAAAGATTTAAGAGCAACTGATTTTAAAGGATCCTATTTGATTGCTGCAGATATGAAAAATACTGATTTAAGTGCAGTTAATTTAATTGGTGCGGATTTGCGAGATGTTAATTTCAGTGGTGCTGATCTGTCTACCAGTATGTTTTTAACCCAAATGCAAATTAATTCGGCTAAAGGTGATTTGAAGACAACCTTACCCTCTCATATTCAGCGACCTTCTCATTGGATTCACTAA
- a CDS encoding M23 family metallopeptidase has protein sequence MSRDIERVRKQLSKKRKHEPSGKKEPVSIPKNEKPYYGYYPSREEMNEHEPEFYLWRDRDGKQPVSPRKEKMKQRFFMQWLGALACFLLTAMIVQTNIPLSADTRQTALNLYEDEFQFAVVSNWYEDQFGRPLALFPEEQLDESELVDSDGYALPAAGAGIAESFSENGRAVVLETLEDEEVIATRGGVVIQSGSDEDWGQVVVVQHDDGTEAWYGTLDSIDVGLYDHVEAGDLLGDVMSDEDGGGGRFTFALREDDEYIDPNEVMTFD, from the coding sequence ATGAGCCGGGATATTGAACGTGTGCGCAAACAATTATCCAAGAAGCGAAAGCATGAACCGTCGGGTAAAAAAGAGCCGGTATCGATACCGAAAAATGAAAAGCCATATTATGGATACTATCCGAGCCGTGAAGAAATGAATGAACACGAACCAGAATTTTATCTATGGAGAGACCGTGACGGCAAACAACCAGTGAGTCCTCGCAAAGAAAAAATGAAGCAACGTTTCTTCATGCAATGGTTGGGGGCGCTCGCTTGTTTTCTGCTAACGGCGATGATTGTTCAAACGAATATCCCGTTGTCGGCAGATACGAGACAAACAGCTTTGAACCTGTATGAAGATGAATTTCAATTTGCTGTTGTATCAAATTGGTATGAAGATCAATTTGGGCGTCCGCTCGCCCTTTTCCCGGAAGAACAGCTTGATGAATCCGAACTTGTTGATTCCGATGGATACGCTTTACCGGCCGCTGGAGCAGGCATTGCTGAAAGTTTTTCGGAAAATGGCCGCGCAGTTGTGCTTGAAACGCTAGAAGATGAGGAGGTTATCGCTACTCGTGGCGGAGTTGTCATACAGTCGGGTTCCGACGAAGATTGGGGACAAGTCGTCGTTGTCCAACATGATGACGGAACGGAAGCGTGGTATGGCACGCTCGATTCCATTGATGTTGGTTTATATGACCATGTGGAAGCCGGTGATTTATTGGGAGATGTCATGAGCGACGAGGATGGAGGCGGGGGTCGCTTTACATTTGCGCTTCGGGAAGATGATGAATATATTGATCCTAACGAAGTGATGACATTTGATTAA
- a CDS encoding small multi-drug export protein, with amino-acid sequence MFIINLILYLLLIFVGGTIPFIEYMLAIPAGIIAGVPTIPVIIFGFAGNLIGVILLIWLFDYVLAIRRKRKNQNKPDMDNYTPKSKRAQKAKKLWDKYGIPGLTFFGTGLLSSHATALMACSFGGNRAYISIWMVISLAIWSIITGVAVHFGMDVFFR; translated from the coding sequence GTGTTCATCATAAATTTAATTCTTTATCTACTGTTGATATTTGTGGGAGGAACCATTCCTTTTATTGAATATATGCTCGCAATCCCTGCCGGCATTATCGCCGGAGTGCCGACAATACCAGTAATTATTTTCGGCTTTGCAGGTAATTTGATCGGTGTAATTTTACTTATATGGCTTTTTGATTACGTGCTGGCAATCAGGCGAAAAAGAAAAAATCAAAATAAGCCTGACATGGACAATTACACGCCGAAAAGTAAGCGTGCACAAAAAGCAAAAAAGCTATGGGATAAATATGGGATCCCAGGCTTAACTTTTTTTGGCACCGGCCTGTTAAGCAGTCATGCAACCGCGCTGATGGCCTGTTCATTTGGAGGAAACCGAGCCTATATATCGATATGGATGGTCATCAGTCTTGCAATCTGGTCGATAATAACCGGAGTGGCTGTTCATTTCGGGATGGATGTTTTTTTCCGATAA
- a CDS encoding S66 family peptidase, whose translation MLIKPEKLRSGDKIATVSPSSGAAGDSNIRWRYNQGVKRLEDVFGLQVVPMPNSLKGSDYVYENPQSRAEDLMAAFKDQMIKGIISNIGGDDSIRLLPYIDFEVIRENPKIFLGYSDVTMPHMFCYKAGISSFYGPAILTDFAENVEMDHYTVEMIQRTLFSDEIIGNIQPAKKWTSEFLEWDEANKHQRRKMQPNAGYEVLQGSGVAQGRLIGGCIEVLEFAKGTEIWPDSKHWGDSILFFETSEEKTEPEMIKRWLRNYAAQGILKSANGMIFGKPQDEHYYNEYKEVIQQVMRENDLLDLPILYNLNFGHTEPKFILPYGAMAEIDCNERTFSILENGVE comes from the coding sequence TTGTTAATAAAACCGGAAAAATTGAGATCAGGGGATAAAATTGCGACAGTAAGCCCTTCTTCGGGAGCGGCCGGTGATTCAAATATTAGATGGCGCTATAATCAGGGTGTAAAAAGATTAGAAGATGTTTTTGGTCTACAGGTTGTTCCTATGCCGAATAGCTTAAAAGGCTCTGATTACGTTTATGAGAACCCGCAGTCACGTGCAGAGGATTTAATGGCAGCTTTTAAGGATCAGATGATTAAAGGGATTATATCCAATATCGGTGGTGATGACAGCATTCGTTTACTGCCTTATATTGATTTTGAGGTGATTCGCGAAAATCCGAAAATATTTTTAGGCTATTCCGATGTAACGATGCCCCATATGTTTTGCTATAAAGCAGGCATTTCGTCTTTCTATGGTCCGGCGATTTTAACCGACTTTGCTGAAAACGTGGAAATGGATCATTATACAGTGGAAATGATCCAGCGAACGCTTTTTTCGGACGAGATAATTGGCAACATTCAACCTGCGAAAAAATGGACAAGTGAGTTTCTCGAATGGGATGAAGCGAATAAGCACCAACGACGTAAGATGCAACCGAATGCGGGGTATGAAGTGCTCCAAGGATCAGGTGTTGCACAGGGGCGTTTGATCGGAGGTTGTATAGAAGTACTGGAGTTCGCTAAAGGAACGGAGATCTGGCCGGATAGCAAACATTGGGGAGACAGTATCCTTTTCTTTGAGACATCTGAAGAAAAAACGGAGCCGGAAATGATCAAACGCTGGTTGCGGAATTATGCTGCGCAAGGCATTTTGAAAAGTGCCAATGGGATGATCTTCGGCAAGCCGCAAGATGAACATTATTACAATGAATATAAAGAAGTCATTCAACAAGTCATGAGAGAAAATGATTTGCTCGATTTACCGATTCTTTACAACTTGAATTTCGGCCATACCGAACCAAAGTTTATTTTGCCGTATGGTGCGATGGCCGAGATTGATTGCAATGAACGCACCTTTTCGATTTTGGAAAATGGCGTTGAATAG
- a CDS encoding DUF6612 family protein — protein sequence MMKIFLVLLLATIVSSCSPGSEHEPVSNEPEDQYTTNIEDPEEIAAILEEAQTVEEEVNSWSMMTSISQDMTGDEINEKTEMGVSSRLMLDPLVGHVEVDMEILNADVDYAMYFSEEATYLSVIDDGDDEGDRLWQREWEKITGEDHEEISEGFYEESIVNYDVLLDHVDELTLTLYEADYFKEQHEDYEGDGLYTLSWQGDSNIYHELLVHEDLVDEANPPASVERFHFSFDFEKDTYHPKHIYTSMNGTTDFEGEVVHIEETMSSSFSSINALEEGDLRVPDQVEQAADEVNGGS from the coding sequence ATGATGAAAATCTTTTTAGTATTATTATTGGCTACAATTGTTTCTTCCTGTTCACCCGGATCAGAACATGAACCTGTATCAAATGAACCGGAAGACCAGTATACTACGAACATTGAAGACCCTGAGGAAATCGCTGCCATCTTGGAAGAAGCTCAAACTGTCGAAGAGGAGGTGAATAGCTGGAGTATGATGACAAGCATTTCTCAAGACATGACCGGGGATGAAATCAATGAGAAAACCGAAATGGGTGTTTCCAGTCGTTTAATGCTTGATCCGCTTGTTGGCCATGTAGAAGTGGATATGGAAATATTAAACGCGGACGTGGATTATGCAATGTATTTCAGTGAAGAGGCCACTTATTTGTCAGTCATTGATGATGGGGATGATGAGGGGGATAGGTTATGGCAAAGGGAATGGGAAAAAATCACTGGTGAAGATCACGAAGAAATCAGTGAGGGTTTTTATGAAGAGTCCATCGTAAATTACGATGTTTTGCTTGATCACGTGGATGAGTTAACGCTGACACTGTATGAAGCTGATTATTTTAAAGAACAGCATGAGGATTATGAAGGGGATGGCCTTTATACACTTAGTTGGCAAGGAGACTCCAATATATATCATGAATTACTCGTGCATGAAGATTTGGTTGATGAAGCCAATCCACCGGCGTCTGTCGAAAGGTTTCACTTTTCCTTTGATTTCGAGAAGGATACGTACCATCCCAAACATATCTATACGTCAATGAATGGCACGACGGATTTCGAGGGAGAGGTTGTTCACATTGAAGAAACAATGTCCTCGTCCTTTAGTAGCATTAATGCACTGGAAGAAGGAGACCTAAGGGTTCCTGACCAAGTCGAGCAAGCAGCAGACGAAGTGAACGGGGGAAGTTAG
- a CDS encoding GNAT family N-acetyltransferase has protein sequence MIANQQLVISNFEEKLKAFTHAVSGELTSEEDFVIANTEVPTDTFNVLLAKSSNLKSTFKVRQALDYFSKKEYPFSVWMDVEHMNDDWKSLTQGYDLKEAERNVMMKRENTLHVGQRISDQLTITQVKNSEDLLKYREVFLSLFEGTSEKDALESYFNNFSQIKLGPGFQIFIGCIDGIAVTTGLLIESQDSYGIYDVMTKETVRGKGYGSEMFQFLLNQTKDKQKPVVLQASDDGKSIYKGFGFIDVGEMAVLS, from the coding sequence ATGATTGCAAATCAACAATTAGTAATAAGCAATTTTGAAGAAAAATTAAAAGCATTTACTCATGCAGTTAGTGGTGAACTAACAAGTGAAGAAGATTTCGTCATAGCAAATACGGAAGTACCCACTGATACATTCAATGTACTATTGGCAAAGTCTTCAAACTTAAAGAGCACATTCAAAGTTAGACAGGCTCTCGATTATTTTTCTAAGAAGGAATATCCTTTTAGTGTTTGGATGGATGTTGAGCATATGAACGATGATTGGAAAAGTCTTACGCAGGGATATGACTTAAAAGAAGCAGAACGTAATGTGATGATGAAACGTGAGAATACGCTTCATGTGGGTCAAAGAATTTCCGATCAACTTACAATCACTCAAGTGAAAAATAGTGAAGATCTTTTAAAATATAGAGAGGTGTTTTTGAGCTTATTTGAAGGTACGTCAGAAAAAGATGCATTAGAAAGTTATTTTAATAACTTTTCACAAATAAAATTAGGACCAGGATTTCAAATCTTTATTGGGTGCATAGATGGAATTGCTGTAACTACTGGTTTATTAATAGAAAGCCAAGATAGCTATGGTATTTATGATGTGATGACAAAAGAAACAGTTAGAGGTAAAGGGTATGGCAGTGAAATGTTTCAATTTCTTCTAAACCAAACAAAGGATAAACAAAAACCAGTTGTATTACAAGCTTCAGATGATGGTAAAAGCATCTATAAAGGATTTGGGTTTATCGATGTCGGAGAAATGGCTGTATTAAGCTAA
- the ltrA gene encoding group II intron reverse transcriptase/maturase gives MQALRYWDYYDMTETFTDLYEKSIECQSFSRLYDVITSRENILLAYRTIKSNKGSKTSGTDGKTIADLKSWSEEDLISEVRNKLKNYCPKKVRRKWIEKDNGKWRPLGIPCILDRIIQQCFKQVLEPIAEARFYNHSYGFRPLRSAHHAMARIQFLINQAHFHFVVDIDIKSFFDNINHTLLIKQLWNMRIQDRKVLACISKMLKAEIDGEGTPVCGVPQGGLLSTLLSNIVLNDLDQWVAGQWETFPLAQPYSSDDSARQARKRTNLKQGYLVRYADDFKILCKDGETAQKWYHAVRLYLKDRLKLDISPEKSQIVNLRKKESEFLGFTIRADKKGKKRVARTGIKAEKKQKIKQEAKKFIRRIRSSPSALNALLFNSFVSGLHQYFKRATKVNLEFSRLAFDLKAYIYNHLRPVGKYEHPTNPPPTYKKLYKQSIKTFKICGVYLFPLADVKTVHAMGFTPTVTPYTKKGREKIHKRLRPDVGQEIGVLMKATLPHRSVEYLDNRISRYSMKMGKCEITGMDLPASEVHCHHYMPKQLGGTDQFHNLRIVHKDVHRLIHHTDAERVRILLRQYKINASQLEKVNRYREQCRLRSIEQS, from the coding sequence ATGCAAGCTTTACGTTATTGGGATTACTACGACATGACGGAAACATTCACGGATTTGTATGAAAAGTCTATAGAATGCCAAAGCTTTTCTCGTCTCTATGATGTCATCACATCACGGGAAAATATTCTTTTAGCCTATCGGACCATCAAATCCAACAAAGGCTCAAAGACATCGGGAACCGATGGGAAAACCATTGCCGATTTAAAATCGTGGTCGGAAGAAGACTTAATCTCTGAAGTCCGAAACAAACTCAAAAACTATTGCCCAAAGAAAGTCCGTAGGAAGTGGATTGAAAAAGATAACGGGAAATGGCGACCGCTGGGTATTCCATGCATACTCGACCGTATTATCCAGCAATGTTTCAAACAAGTGCTGGAACCGATTGCGGAAGCCCGGTTTTACAATCACAGCTATGGGTTTCGCCCTCTTCGATCTGCTCATCATGCGATGGCAAGAATCCAATTTCTGATTAATCAAGCACATTTTCACTTTGTGGTAGACATTGATATCAAAAGTTTCTTTGACAATATCAATCACACACTACTGATCAAGCAACTGTGGAATATGAGGATTCAAGATCGCAAAGTGCTGGCATGCATCTCGAAAATGCTAAAGGCTGAGATCGACGGTGAGGGAACGCCTGTTTGCGGCGTGCCGCAAGGTGGTCTGTTATCGACGTTATTATCAAATATCGTCCTTAATGACTTAGATCAATGGGTCGCAGGCCAATGGGAGACGTTTCCTCTTGCCCAACCATATAGCTCTGATGATTCTGCAAGACAAGCTAGGAAACGAACGAACTTGAAGCAAGGATACCTTGTACGTTATGCAGATGACTTTAAAATCCTCTGTAAAGATGGGGAAACAGCCCAGAAATGGTATCATGCGGTTCGCTTATACCTGAAAGACCGTTTGAAACTGGATATATCGCCAGAAAAATCCCAAATTGTGAATCTGCGGAAAAAGGAGTCGGAATTTCTCGGGTTTACTATCCGTGCGGATAAAAAGGGCAAAAAGAGAGTTGCGCGAACTGGGATCAAAGCAGAGAAAAAGCAGAAGATCAAACAAGAAGCGAAAAAGTTTATTCGCAGAATAAGATCTTCCCCATCTGCACTCAACGCGCTCCTTTTCAATAGTTTTGTTTCTGGGCTTCATCAATACTTTAAACGAGCCACAAAAGTAAATCTAGAGTTCTCACGTCTTGCCTTCGATCTAAAAGCGTATATCTACAATCATCTCAGACCTGTAGGAAAATATGAACATCCTACCAACCCACCACCCACGTATAAAAAGCTCTATAAACAGAGCATTAAAACGTTCAAAATTTGCGGCGTGTATTTATTTCCCCTCGCCGATGTAAAAACCGTCCATGCGATGGGTTTTACGCCAACCGTGACCCCTTACACGAAGAAAGGTAGGGAAAAGATTCACAAACGGTTACGTCCAGATGTAGGGCAAGAGATCGGGGTGCTGATGAAAGCAACGCTTCCCCATCGAAGTGTCGAATATTTGGATAATCGAATCAGCCGATACAGCATGAAAATGGGGAAATGCGAGATTACGGGCATGGATTTGCCCGCCTCGGAAGTTCATTGCCATCATTACATGCCAAAGCAGCTGGGTGGAACCGATCAATTTCATAATTTGCGAATTGTTCATAAGGATGTACACCGTCTCATCCATCATACGGATGCTGAAAGGGTGCGAATCCTTCTTCGTCAATATAAAATCAACGCATCGCAATTAGAAAAGGTCAACAGGTATCGAGAACAATGTAGATTACGAAGCATCGAGCAATCCTAA
- a CDS encoding Rrf2 family transcriptional regulator, translating to MQLTSYTDYSLRVLIYTGNLPKGGRTSIKEIAIAYRLSNNHLQKIVHALGRKNYIQTIRGRNGGIKLGMKPENINIGTLVREFEDMALADCFSDHPICAISSVCRLKGVLQQTNKAFLEVLNGYTLADLLINKEALTEIFQAQISER from the coding sequence GTGCAACTCACCTCTTATACCGACTATTCATTGCGTGTATTGATTTATACGGGGAACCTGCCGAAGGGAGGTCGCACTTCCATTAAAGAGATTGCCATAGCTTACCGGCTTTCAAACAATCATTTGCAAAAAATCGTCCATGCACTCGGGAGAAAAAACTATATTCAGACGATTCGCGGACGTAACGGTGGGATAAAGCTTGGCATGAAGCCAGAAAATATCAATATCGGAACATTGGTTCGGGAGTTTGAAGATATGGCGTTAGCGGACTGTTTTAGTGATCATCCGATTTGCGCCATCAGTTCAGTTTGCCGTCTGAAAGGCGTGTTGCAGCAGACAAACAAAGCTTTCCTGGAAGTGCTCAATGGATATACACTCGCGGATTTATTGATCAACAAAGAGGCGTTGACGGAGATTTTCCAAGCGCAAATCAGCGAGCGTTAA
- a CDS encoding type II toxin-antitoxin system PemK/MazF family toxin: MISDITNVAIFVPISNTKRRYPVYVTLMDCKTTGVVMLDQLVTIDYKHRHYNFVESVSSDVLLPILRLVPLLFQYNYDNGGL, translated from the coding sequence ATGATTAGTGACATCACTAATGTTGCCATTTTTGTCCCGATATCCAATACAAAACGACGTTACCCTGTCTACGTCACTCTAATGGACTGCAAGACAACCGGAGTTGTTATGCTTGATCAGCTTGTTACGATTGATTATAAGCATCGTCACTATAACTTCGTTGAAAGTGTTAGTAGTGATGTCTTGCTTCCAATATTACGGTTAGTTCCTCTCCTATTCCAGTACAATTATGACAATGGTGGATTATAA
- a CDS encoding LCP family protein — protein sequence MPKNEPSRAIHHRRKKRRNKKIIFSLAALVSVVIIVAGGLVFYFITQASNLVDETQSSLERGDHSDMRDVAVDPDEDNISVLFLGTDNRDGDLDGLADAILLATFNRDEGSVNVISIPRDSYVQIPGQQTQDQINHAHANGGTDMAIDTVENLLDVPVDYYVTLNFDAFMDTVDVFGGIEVDSPLSFTEQNADGDMDAIEIDEGPQVLNGEEALAYVRMRKQDSAGDLGRGERQQEVLGALIDEATSLSSMANYNEVFDRLQENMNMNMSFNEILGLHTYASAVNEIEYHQLDGENVRENGVEYYQVDDTDLANTQAMLKQHLDLEEERDPDANETINVEENTEHQ from the coding sequence ATGCCAAAAAATGAACCTTCCAGAGCAATACATCATCGACGCAAAAAAAGACGAAATAAAAAAATAATCTTTAGTTTGGCAGCGCTAGTAAGTGTTGTCATTATCGTCGCAGGCGGTCTTGTGTTCTATTTCATTACACAGGCGAGCAATCTCGTAGACGAGACACAAAGCTCTCTGGAGCGGGGAGACCATTCAGATATGCGAGATGTTGCCGTAGACCCCGATGAAGATAACATCTCCGTTTTATTTCTCGGAACCGACAATCGCGATGGCGATCTAGACGGTTTAGCCGATGCGATTTTATTGGCAACGTTTAACCGGGATGAAGGATCCGTAAATGTGATCAGTATTCCACGGGACTCCTATGTGCAAATCCCTGGGCAACAAACACAGGATCAAATTAACCATGCCCACGCCAACGGCGGAACGGATATGGCCATTGACACGGTGGAAAACCTGCTCGACGTTCCTGTCGATTACTATGTAACCTTAAATTTTGACGCCTTTATGGATACAGTCGATGTATTCGGGGGTATAGAGGTGGATTCACCCCTCTCTTTCACTGAACAGAACGCAGACGGAGATATGGATGCGATTGAAATTGATGAAGGTCCCCAAGTCTTAAACGGGGAAGAAGCCCTAGCTTACGTACGTATGAGAAAACAAGATTCTGCCGGTGACCTCGGACGCGGGGAAAGGCAACAGGAAGTGTTGGGAGCTTTGATTGACGAAGCGACTTCCCTCTCTTCGATGGCAAACTACAATGAAGTGTTTGACCGTCTACAGGAAAATATGAATATGAACATGTCCTTCAATGAAATCCTTGGTCTACACACTTATGCCAGTGCTGTGAATGAGATCGAGTACCATCAATTGGACGGTGAGAATGTTCGCGAGAACGGCGTTGAATATTACCAGGTCGATGACACAGACCTCGCGAACACACAGGCGATGCTAAAACAGCATCTCGATCTAGAGGAAGAACGTGATCCCGACGCGAACGAAACAATCAATGTCGAAGAAAATACAGAACATCAATAA
- a CDS encoding M50 family metallopeptidase, with product MINLLLLVRVHPLFWFVVALGIATGYFRELLMLFVIVCCHELGHAVAAKYFGWRLRKIELLPFGGVAETEEYGNRPYREELIVILAGPFQHLILMAFSWVAVGLFPFWTTGDHEIFLFHNSALLFFNLLPLWPLDGGKLLQLITSKFLPFREAQTWALRFSLGFLMIVVLITAISYPMHLQWWVILAFLSVCHYLEWRQQPYGYLRFLLERRLLENQKGGKNVTTLVSSKETVHVALRRLHKNKRTVFKIKETGHVIDEKDVLEHWFKTRKSHVSIGTLAHL from the coding sequence TTGATTAATCTTTTGTTGCTCGTCCGTGTGCACCCCCTGTTTTGGTTTGTGGTCGCGCTGGGCATCGCCACCGGTTATTTTCGCGAGCTTTTGATGCTTTTTGTGATTGTCTGTTGCCATGAGCTTGGCCATGCTGTTGCCGCAAAATATTTCGGTTGGCGTTTGCGAAAAATTGAATTGCTCCCATTCGGGGGCGTTGCCGAAACAGAGGAATATGGCAATCGCCCCTACAGGGAAGAACTCATTGTTATACTCGCAGGACCGTTTCAACACCTTATTCTCATGGCTTTCTCCTGGGTCGCGGTGGGCCTCTTTCCTTTTTGGACAACGGGCGATCATGAAATCTTTCTTTTTCATAACAGCGCGCTTTTATTTTTTAATTTACTGCCGCTTTGGCCTTTGGATGGCGGAAAACTTCTGCAATTGATCACCAGTAAGTTTTTGCCATTTCGGGAAGCGCAAACATGGGCGCTTCGTTTTTCCCTCGGTTTCCTTATGATTGTCGTTTTGATCACAGCCATTTCGTATCCGATGCATTTACAGTGGTGGGTTATTCTAGCATTTCTATCTGTATGCCATTACTTGGAATGGAGACAACAACCATACGGGTATTTGCGTTTTTTATTGGAAAGGCGTTTGCTTGAAAATCAAAAAGGGGGAAAAAACGTCACTACTCTCGTGTCTTCCAAAGAAACGGTTCACGTGGCGTTAAGACGTCTGCATAAGAATAAACGAACGGTCTTTAAAATTAAAGAAACAGGCCATGTGATCGATGAAAAGGACGTGCTCGAGCACTGGTTCAAAACACGGAAGAGCCACGTGTCCATCGGCACGCTCGCGCATCTCTAA
- a CDS encoding AbrB/MazE/SpoVT family DNA-binding domain-containing protein gives MSEEKHLHMERKILKWGNSYAIRIPKEFLEKLGINPDIELTPFNTYLKTAMQNHFKKKS, from the coding sequence ATGAGCGAAGAAAAGCATCTGCACATGGAACGGAAGATCCTAAAATGGGGAAATAGTTACGCTATCCGGATACCCAAGGAGTTCTTAGAAAAATTAGGCATAAACCCAGATATCGAACTGACTCCATTCAACACCTATTTAAAGACTGCGATGCAGAACCATTTCAAGAAGAAATCCTGA
- a CDS encoding TetR/AcrR family transcriptional regulator — protein sequence MKESSIIQAAHQLFIEKGYRDTSITDIVKASGSSKGNLYYHFENKEDLFLSLIKEEEKKWDNEWKTKQRQFNTAREKMLGIANFSADMDANFPLRRAIAEFYAKNHHSKDIENHIKELNYRYLLYYEDILNDGNLNDEWNVSDVKMTSFIAGALFSGLEMYTYDVTIERRKELYRHSAEIFLDGL from the coding sequence ATGAAGGAATCTAGCATTATTCAAGCTGCACATCAGCTTTTTATCGAAAAAGGATACCGTGATACATCCATAACTGACATTGTGAAAGCATCCGGTAGCAGTAAAGGCAATCTTTATTACCACTTCGAAAACAAAGAAGATTTATTTCTATCGCTAATTAAAGAGGAAGAGAAGAAATGGGATAACGAATGGAAAACGAAGCAAAGACAATTCAATACAGCACGCGAGAAAATGTTGGGAATCGCGAATTTTAGTGCTGATATGGATGCAAATTTTCCGTTACGCAGAGCAATAGCAGAATTTTACGCCAAAAACCATCATTCAAAAGACATCGAAAATCACATTAAGGAATTGAACTATCGCTACCTCCTTTATTATGAAGACATCTTGAACGATGGAAACCTGAACGACGAGTGGAACGTTAGTGACGTAAAAATGACGAGCTTTATCGCCGGTGCTTTATTTTCCGGCCTTGAGATGTACACGTATGACGTAACGATTGAACGTAGGAAAGAGCTATATCGCCACTCAGCCGAAATTTTCTTAGATGGACTTTAA